In Chitinophaga sp. H8, the sequence TGGAGTGATATCAGAGAACAGGCTGGTGCCTGGGTAATAGCAGGTACTGTAAAGCACCATCACTCGCAGGAAGGGCAGGCTAAACTAAAAGTGGAAGCTTATAGTGCCTTTAACGGACAATTGCTTGGTACCGCTTTCACCAATGAATATGGGCGATACAAGCTGCATTTTTCCAGAAAAGACCTGTCGGCAGGTGTGCTCATGCCCGTTATGCATGGCAGAAGCAATGCAGGTCCTGACATCTATTTTAAAATATACCGTAATAATAAGCTGGTGCTGGCCGAAAACGATCAGGCCTCCTCATCAGCAAACAGACAATGTATTACTCCCTGTACCAGGATCCATTTAACCTATAAGCCGTCTGTAGTGAAAAGGGCATCCAGGCATATCGCCAGCTGGCTGCATAGTTTTATGGCATCCCCGGGGGCAAAACTTAACTCACAACGATATCTTGTTAAAGATTATCCCCAGGTTTGAGAACCCCGATACACAAAAGCAGCTACCTTACTCTAAGCCAGTTCCCCCCAGGTAGCTGTTTTTTTATGCTGAAAACAGATGCCCAGAGCAGCATTTCCCCTGATCTTCAAGGAGGGAGAAAAAGGAAGCTAAAAACGGGGATGGTAGCGCTGTAAGGTATCCCGGAGATATTCCCGGTCCAGATGGGTGTATATTTCTGTAGTGGTGATGCTTTCATGCCCCAGCATTTCCTGAACAGCTCTCAGATCAGCTCCCCCTTCCACTAAATGGGTGGCAAAGGAATGCCGGAAGGTGTGAGGGGAAACCTGCTTGGTAATGCCAGCCATGCTGGTCAGCTCTTTGATCATCAGGAAAATCATTACCCGGCTTAATGCACTGCCGCGGCGGTTGAGGAAAAGAATATCTTCCTGTCCTTTCTTGATGGCTATCTTTCTGCGGTCGTCCAGGTAAAGGGTAATATACCGGATAGCATCCCGGCCAATGGGCACCAGTCGCTCTTTATTGCCTTTACCAATCACATTAATAAAACCTACATCAAAATGTAATTGCGATATTTTGAGATTGATCAGCTCACTTACCCGTAATCCACAACTATACATTGTTTCCAGGATGGCTTTATTACGGTGGCCTTCTGCTTTATCCAGTCTTACCTGCGCGATCAACTGTTCGATCTCCTCAAAGCTGAGTACATCCGGCAGCTTGCGCTGTATCTTAGGCGCTTCCAGCAGTTGAGAGGGGTCATGGGTGATCCTGTCTTCCAGTAATAAGTATCTGTAAAATGCTTTGATGCCCGCAATGATCCGCGCCTGGGAAGTGGCGGTCATGCCAAGTGCAGCAATCCACTGCACACAATCGTGCAGGTGATCAAGTGTTACCTGGGCAGGGGAAATGGGTTGATTGCTCCCTGACAGGTATTGCTCCAGCTTTTCTACATCACGGAGATAAGCTTCAATGGAATTGGCTGACATGGCCTTTTCCAGTTGCAGATATGCTTTGAATCCTTTTCGGTCAATTTCCCACATATATTTATTTTATCAATTGGCGTGGTAACCCGAATGTATATACCAACAGGCAAAGGTAATGATTGCCATCACCATCCTGCTACTTTGTTCATTAATCTTTGCCAATCGATGCATATTTGAAAACAGAGTGGTCCATTTATTAGTAATTATAGAATAATATAGTATAGTCTAAAAGTTGAATATGTTAGAAACTGTCGATAATCGCCGCTTTGGTTTTGAAGGATGTTCATAATTAATATGGTTTAGTTAAAATAGATTTAATAAAAACAGTTGTTCTTTTACTATTTTTACGACCATCAAGCCGTTTTATTTTCCATTATTTTTAGAGAAAGTATCATAAAAGTTATATGTCAGACCTCTCGATGAAGAAGATCCAAAAGCTTTTAGTAGCAAACCGGGGAGAAATAGCTGTCCGGGTTTTAAGAGCAGCAGCAGAATTACGTATCCGTACTGTGGCTATTTTTACTTACGAAGACCGGTATTCCCTGCATCGCTATAAGGCGGATGAGGCCTACCAGATCGGGAAGGATGATGACCCCCTGAAGCCTTACCTGGATATTGAAGGAATTATCTACCTGGCCAAAACCCAACAGGTGGATGCTATACATCCCGGATATGGATTTTTAAGTGAGAACGTACAGTTTGCCCGCCGTTGCCGGGAGGAGGGCATCACCTTTATCGGGCCGGCTCCGGAAGTTATGGCCCAACTAGGGGATAAAGTTGCTGCCAAAGAACTGGCCAGAGAAGCAGAGGTCCCTCTGATTGCGGATAGTAACGTAAAACTGGATCGCGTAGAGGTCGCATTGTCAGAAGCCAGGCGTATAGGCTTTCCGGTAATGCTGAAGGCCGCTGCTGGTGGCGGCGGAAGAGGAATGCGTATGGTGGCGGAAGAAGCTGCTTTGGTGAAAGCATTCAGTGAAGCACGTAGTGAAGCAGCCAAGGCATTTGGCGATGATACCATCTTTATTGAGAAATTTATTGAAGAGCCCAAACATATTGAAGTGCAGCTGATGGGCGACAACTACGGCAATATTGTTCACCTTTATGAAAGGGATTGCTCCGTGCAACGCCGTTTTCAAAAAGTGGTGGAAATTGCCCCATCCCCTAATCTGCCACTACATACCCGGGAAGAGATCTATGAATATGCGCTCCGCCTGGCCAGAAAAGTGAAGTAT encodes:
- the xerD gene encoding site-specific tyrosine recombinase XerD; the encoded protein is MWEIDRKGFKAYLQLEKAMSANSIEAYLRDVEKLEQYLSGSNQPISPAQVTLDHLHDCVQWIAALGMTATSQARIIAGIKAFYRYLLLEDRITHDPSQLLEAPKIQRKLPDVLSFEEIEQLIAQVRLDKAEGHRNKAILETMYSCGLRVSELINLKISQLHFDVGFINVIGKGNKERLVPIGRDAIRYITLYLDDRRKIAIKKGQEDILFLNRRGSALSRVMIFLMIKELTSMAGITKQVSPHTFRHSFATHLVEGGADLRAVQEMLGHESITTTEIYTHLDREYLRDTLQRYHPRF